One Aegilops tauschii subsp. strangulata cultivar AL8/78 chromosome 7, Aet v6.0, whole genome shotgun sequence genomic window carries:
- the LOC109747674 gene encoding trimethyltridecatetraene synthase, with protein sequence MENTILPTMVLAALFLFLFLKATFRHGKKYNLPPGPKPWPIIGNFDLIGALPHRSIHELSKKYGPLMHLRFGSFPLIVASSVDMARFFLRTKDILYVDRPKTASGKYTTYNYADITWSPYGAYWRQARRICLTKLFSPRRLALMAHIRVDEVHAMVRDIFAVSGPTRVVHLYRDHMSTLSLNVITRMVMGKRLFADGSLEGPVPSMEVFRWMMDELFLLNGVLNIGDWIPWLDWMDLQGYVRRMKKVGKMFDALMEHVLDEHSVGEHRRREGEAARDMVDVLMDIADDPSLEVPLGRIGVKAFTQDLIAGGTESSAATVEWAMSELLRRPDAFDVATKELDRIVGRGRWVMEEDMPNLPYIEAMVKETMRMHPIVPLLIPRVAREDAAVGGYDVPKGARVLINVWAMGRDPELWDAPEEFRPERFIGSKIDVKGQDLELLPFGSGRRMCPGYNLGLKEVRLSLANLLHGFTWTLPEGMSKEEVSMEEVFGLTTSRKYPLEVVADPKLPTHLYL encoded by the coding sequence ATGGAGAACACCATCCTCCCTACAATGGTGCTcgccgccctcttcctcttcctctttctCAAAGCCACTTTCCGTCACGGCAAGAAGTACAACCTCCCGCCTGGCCCGAAACCTTGGCCGATCATCGGCAACTTCGACCTCATCGGCGCGCTACCACACCGCTCCATCCACGAGCTCTCCAAGAAGTACGGCCCACTCATGCACCTTCGATTTGGCTCCTTCCCTCTCATTGTTGCCTCGTCGGTCGACATGGCCAGGTTCTTCCTCAGGACCAAGGACATCCTCTACGTCGACCGCCCTAAGACGGCCTCCGGCAAGTACACCACCTACAACTACGCTGACATTACATGGTCGCCCTACGGCGCCTATTGGCGCCAGGCGCGCCGCATCTGCCTCACCAAGCTCTTCAGCCCACGCCGCCTCGCACTCATGGCGCACATCCGTGTGGACGAGGTGCACGCCATGGTGCGTGACATATTTGCGGTGTCTGGGCCCACGCGCGTCGTGCATCTCTATAGGGACCACATGTCGACGCTGAGCTTGAACGTGATCACACGAATGGTGATGGGGAAGCGGTTGTTCGCCGACGGCTCGTTGGAGGGGCCGGTGCCGTCGATGGAGGTGTTCAGGTGGATGATGGACGAGCTGTTCCTGCTCAACGGCGTGCTCAACATCGGCGACTGGATCCCATGGCTGGACTGGATGGACCTGCAGGGGTACGTGCGGCGGATGAAGAAGGTGGGGAAGATGTTTGACGCGCTCATGGAGCACGTACTCGACGAGCACAGCGTAGGCGAGCACCGCCGTCGCGAGGGTGAGGCGGCGAGGGACATGGTGGATGTGCTCATGGACATCGCCGACGACCCCAGCCTCGAGGTCCCGCTTGGCCGCATCGGCGTCAAGGCTTTCACACAAGACCTTATCGCCGGCGGCACGGAGAGCTCGGCCGCCACCGTGGAGTGGGCCATGTCAGAGCTCCTGAGGAGGCCGGATGCCTTCGACGTGGCCACCAAGGAGCTAGACCGCATCGTGGGCCGCGGCCGCTGGGTGATGGAGGAGGACATGCCGAACCTGCCCTACATCGAGGCCATGGTGAAAGAAACCATGCGCATGCACCCCATTGTCCCGCTCCTCATCCCGCGCGTCGCCCGCGAGGACGCGGCCGTTGGAGGATACGACGTTCCCAAGGGTGCGCGCGTGCTCATCAACGTGTGGGCCATGGGCCGGGACCCGGAGCTGTGGGACGCCCCGGAGGAGTTCAGGCCAGAGAGGTTTATTGGGAGCAAGATCGACGTGAAAGGGCAGGACCTGGAGCTTCTTCCATTCGGGTCAGGCCGGCGGATGTGCCCCGGCTACAACCTCGGGCTGAAAGAGGTGCGCCTTAGTCTGGCGAACCTACTGCACGGGTTCACCTGGACACTGCCGGAGGGGATGAGTAAGGAGGAGGTGAGCATGGAGGAGGTGTTTGGGCTAACCACCAGCCGCAAGTACCCGCTGGAGGTCGTCGCGGATCCCAAGCTCCCTACTCATCTCTATCTTTGA